The following are encoded together in the Candidatus Methylomirabilis oxygeniifera genome:
- a CDS encoding conserved protein of unknown function (Evidence 4 : Homologs of previously reported genes of unknown function) gives MEPMDGEEKEKQEKKHTKWVKSVMGIVALGEAVVIFIGIQFIPYGRGYNNPPVKTEPQWNSPQTRELFFRACGDCHSNEVVWPWYGYIAPVSWFIQHDIDKGRAALNVSEWGRVEENSGDAAETVKNGSMPPWAYTILRSSANMAASEKETFVQGLVATFGEQKSDEKSKKKVDDSIHFFPVRKDDQGTDK, from the coding sequence ATGGAACCTATGGATGGGGAAGAGAAGGAGAAGCAAGAGAAGAAGCATACAAAGTGGGTGAAGAGTGTCATGGGTATCGTCGCGCTTGGGGAAGCGGTTGTGATTTTTATTGGTATTCAGTTCATCCCCTACGGCCGGGGGTACAACAATCCTCCGGTGAAAACTGAGCCCCAATGGAACAGCCCCCAAACAAGAGAGCTATTTTTCCGTGCCTGTGGTGATTGTCACAGCAATGAAGTTGTCTGGCCATGGTATGGCTACATTGCACCCGTGTCATGGTTCATTCAACACGACATCGACAAGGGTCGCGCTGCCCTCAACGTGTCGGAATGGGGACGTGTAGAGGAGAATAGTGGCGACGCTGCAGAAACCGTCAAGAACGGCTCAATGCCGCCTTGGGCCTATACAATCTTGCGTTCGTCGGCGAATATGGCTGCTTCCGAGAAGGAGACGTTCGTTCAGGGACTGGTAGCCACATTCGGCGAGCAGAAGAGCGACGAAAAAAGTAAAAAGAAGGTGGACGACTCGATACACTTCTTCCCCGTTCGTAAAGATGATCAGGGTACGGACAAATGA
- the ivd gene encoding isovaleryl-CoA dehydrogenase (Evidence 2a : Function of homologous gene experimentally demonstrated in an other organism; Product type e : enzyme) → MDFELSEEQQAVRTMVRECAEREIAPVAAEIDEQERFPTGIIRKLSELGLMGILFPKAYGGAGMDYISYALILEELGRYDASVALTVESHNSLCSNHIYLFGNEAQRSRYLPQLTSGQALGAWAMTEPGSGSDAAGMQATAVLEGDHWVLNGTKNFITQGSVAGIYVIMALTDRATRERGISAFIVEQGTPGLRVGRKEHKMGFRASDTAQVILEDVRIPDANLLGDLHHGFIDALTILDAGRIGMAALSVGIARGCLEEGLKYAKERQAFGRPIANFEAIQWKLADMATEIDAARLLVLQAAYLKDTDQPFTKEASYAKLFASETAMKAATEAVQIHGGYGYIKEFPVERYFRDAKFCAIGEGTSEIQRLIIARELLGRAYV, encoded by the coding sequence ATGGACTTTGAGCTGAGCGAGGAACAACAGGCGGTCCGGACGATGGTCCGGGAGTGTGCCGAGCGAGAAATCGCGCCGGTCGCCGCCGAGATCGATGAGCAGGAACGGTTCCCGACCGGGATCATTCGAAAGCTGTCGGAGCTTGGGCTCATGGGTATTCTCTTTCCCAAGGCGTACGGAGGCGCGGGGATGGACTACATCAGCTATGCCCTGATCCTTGAAGAGCTCGGGCGATACGATGCGTCGGTTGCGCTGACCGTGGAGTCGCACAACTCGCTTTGCAGCAATCACATTTATCTCTTTGGAAACGAGGCTCAGAGGAGTCGGTATCTACCGCAACTGACCAGCGGCCAAGCCCTTGGCGCGTGGGCGATGACGGAGCCTGGGTCTGGGAGTGATGCCGCCGGGATGCAGGCTACTGCAGTGCTGGAAGGCGACCACTGGGTCCTGAACGGGACAAAGAACTTCATCACGCAGGGAAGCGTGGCGGGCATCTACGTGATTATGGCGCTCACCGATCGGGCCACGCGGGAGCGGGGGATCTCGGCCTTCATCGTGGAGCAGGGGACGCCTGGGTTGCGGGTCGGTCGGAAAGAGCACAAGATGGGATTCCGCGCCTCCGACACGGCTCAGGTGATTCTGGAAGATGTGCGTATTCCGGACGCGAACCTGCTGGGCGACCTACACCACGGCTTTATCGATGCGTTGACGATCCTGGATGCGGGGCGGATCGGGATGGCCGCCCTCAGCGTCGGTATCGCCCGCGGCTGTCTGGAGGAAGGGCTGAAGTACGCTAAAGAGCGCCAGGCCTTCGGCCGGCCAATAGCCAACTTTGAAGCGATTCAATGGAAGCTGGCCGACATGGCCACGGAAATTGACGCGGCCAGGCTTCTGGTCTTGCAGGCGGCCTATCTGAAAGACACCGATCAGCCGTTTACGAAGGAGGCGTCGTATGCCAAGCTCTTTGCCTCAGAGACGGCCATGAAGGCCGCCACTGAGGCAGTGCAGATCCACGGCGGCTATGGCTACATTAAGGAGTTTCCTGTCGAACGATATTTCCGGGACGCCAAGTTTTGCGCCATCGGCGAAGGAACCTCCGAGATCCAGCGCCTAATCATCGCCCGCGAACTGTTGGGTCGAGCGTATGTGTGA
- the thrC gene encoding Threonine synthase, whose amino-acid sequence MKTMSWKGIIEQYRAFLPVTDRTPVVTLGEGNTPLVRAERLRAAIGIEAEVYLKYEGLNPTGSFKDRGMTLAITKAAEEGARAVICASTGNTSASAAAYATRAGLRAYVLIPEGKIALGKLAQAMIHGAQVLQIEGNFDQALQIVRRVAADLPIVLVNSVNPYRIEGQKSGAFEVCDRLGRSPDYHFIPVGNGGNITAYWKGYQEYLKAGRISSLPKMMGWQAEGAAPIVLGRVVEQPETIATAIRIGNPASWNGAVAASAESGGQIDMVSDSEIIDAYRLLASMEGVFCELASASSVAGLIKYCRSNRLPKDAVVVCVLTGHGLKEPDAAIRLSQQPVTVKADPEAVLKLLSV is encoded by the coding sequence ATGAAGACCATGAGTTGGAAGGGGATCATCGAACAGTATCGGGCGTTTTTGCCTGTGACGGACCGGACGCCGGTCGTCACACTGGGCGAGGGCAATACGCCGCTGGTGCGCGCTGAACGGCTCCGGGCGGCGATCGGGATTGAGGCGGAGGTCTATCTGAAGTACGAGGGGCTCAACCCGACCGGCTCGTTTAAGGATCGGGGGATGACCCTCGCCATTACCAAGGCGGCAGAGGAGGGTGCGAGAGCTGTCATCTGCGCCTCGACCGGCAATACCTCGGCCTCCGCCGCAGCGTACGCAACGCGGGCGGGGCTGCGAGCCTATGTGCTTATCCCGGAGGGAAAGATCGCGCTGGGTAAGCTGGCGCAGGCGATGATTCATGGCGCGCAGGTGCTGCAGATTGAAGGCAACTTCGACCAGGCCCTGCAGATCGTCAGGCGCGTGGCTGCCGATCTGCCGATTGTATTGGTCAACTCGGTCAACCCATATCGGATCGAGGGTCAGAAGAGCGGCGCCTTTGAGGTCTGCGACCGGCTCGGCCGGAGTCCGGACTACCACTTTATTCCGGTAGGCAATGGGGGCAATATTACCGCCTACTGGAAGGGGTATCAGGAATATCTGAAGGCCGGACGGATCAGCTCGCTGCCAAAGATGATGGGATGGCAGGCAGAAGGCGCGGCGCCGATCGTCCTGGGAAGGGTGGTCGAACAACCGGAGACGATCGCGACGGCCATTCGGATCGGGAACCCTGCAAGCTGGAATGGGGCGGTGGCGGCCTCGGCCGAGTCCGGCGGACAGATTGACATGGTCTCCGACAGTGAGATCATCGACGCCTACCGCCTCCTGGCTTCCATGGAGGGGGTCTTTTGTGAGCTGGCCTCAGCGTCGTCCGTGGCCGGCCTCATCAAATACTGCCGGTCGAATCGCCTGCCGAAGGATGCGGTGGTGGTGTGCGTGCTGACGGGACATGGCCTGAAAGAGCCTGATGCTGCCATCCGTCTTTCGCAGCAACCTGTAACAGTGAAGGCCGATCCTGAGGCTGTGCTGAAGCTCCTGTCGGTCTAG